The Chitinophagales bacterium genome contains a region encoding:
- a CDS encoding aryl-sulfate sulfotransferase, with product MTAYNTSASFDIYNSNYVKVRSVSAVNGYLTDVHELQLFPNGHYFLIADEFQVMDLTQFDPSYNSNATVTGNVIQEFDGNDNLLFEWRTFDHIIVSEAPHENFTNGYVDAVHMNALEQDNDGNLLVSCRHLDQVFKLNLNNGHFIWRHGGDSNQFVFTNDPAKFNYQHDIRRLANGDVTLFDNNDWGNPNTSYAKEYQLDEVKLKATLVWSYTHPAINGKPLASSAMGSVQRFDNGNTLGDWGIPPYSGEFPNMTEIDPSFNIVWELKYQNNEYIYRAHRYTWDPCSRPTDSKLTTTDITATSATLNWNASTGAVKYYVEYRKKGAANWKNVKVSSPATTYTLTNLLSDKKYEWRIQTWCNKKGTKTSGLTATKTFTTAAARMQDLSANTIESFILFPNPGTDAVTAHWTQTNSADQVSAIQILNYMGQVVMEKNIISNEGNNEWTLPTSSITKGLYFIRITIGATQITSKWVKE from the coding sequence ATGACCGCCTATAATACCAGTGCAAGCTTCGATATTTATAATTCTAACTACGTAAAGGTTCGTTCTGTTTCTGCCGTAAACGGGTATTTGACTGATGTGCATGAGCTTCAACTTTTCCCGAACGGACATTATTTTTTAATTGCTGATGAATTCCAGGTAATGGACTTAACACAATTCGACCCGAGCTATAATTCAAATGCCACCGTTACCGGAAATGTGATCCAGGAGTTTGACGGCAATGATAATTTGCTTTTTGAATGGCGGACCTTCGATCATATCATCGTAAGCGAAGCTCCTCATGAAAATTTTACAAATGGATATGTGGATGCCGTGCACATGAATGCTTTGGAACAGGACAACGATGGGAACCTGCTGGTTTCATGTCGCCACCTCGATCAGGTCTTTAAGCTTAACCTTAATAACGGGCACTTTATTTGGAGACATGGCGGCGATTCTAACCAATTTGTCTTTACTAATGATCCCGCTAAGTTCAACTACCAGCATGATATCCGCAGGCTTGCCAATGGTGACGTCACCTTATTTGACAACAATGATTGGGGAAATCCAAATACTTCGTATGCCAAGGAATACCAGCTGGATGAAGTAAAGCTAAAAGCAACCCTTGTGTGGTCTTATACGCATCCTGCCATAAATGGAAAACCGCTTGCCAGCAGCGCGATGGGCAGCGTACAACGGTTCGACAATGGCAATACGCTTGGGGACTGGGGAATACCGCCTTATTCAGGAGAATTCCCAAACATGACTGAAATTGATCCCAGCTTTAATATAGTGTGGGAGCTCAAATATCAGAATAATGAATACATCTACCGGGCACACCGCTATACGTGGGATCCATGCTCCCGTCCGACGGATTCAAAATTAACAACTACAGATATTACTGCAACGTCTGCTACATTGAACTGGAATGCCTCAACCGGCGCTGTTAAGTATTATGTGGAATACCGCAAGAAAGGGGCTGCAAACTGGAAGAATGTAAAAGTATCTTCTCCAGCAACTACGTACACACTAACAAATCTATTATCGGACAAGAAATATGAATGGCGCATTCAAACGTGGTGCAATAAAAAAGGAACAAAAACTTCCGGCTTAACGGCTACCAAAACTTTCACTACTGCAGCAGCAAGGATGCAGGATCTTTCGGCAAATACTATAGAATCCTTTATCCTGTTCCCAAATCCCGGAACTGATGCCGTAACAGCACATTGGACACAAACAAACTCGGCTGATCAGGTTTCCGCTATTCAAATTTTAAATTATATGGGACAGGTAGTAATGGAAAAGAATATTATTTCCAATGAAGGCAATAATGAATGGACACTGCCAACTTCTTCAATTACGAAAGGACTTTATTTCATTCGCATTACAATAGGTGCTACACAGATCACTTCGAAGTGGGTTAAGGAATAA